One window of the Leishmania panamensis strain MHOM/PA/94/PSC-1 chromosome 8 sequence genome contains the following:
- a CDS encoding tuzin, putative (TriTrypDB/GeneDB-style sysID: LpmP.08.0680), with the protein MRQRSSEMRFAVRTLCKKAPPGASTTADAAHQLSRQTRREALERWIRPVFQQLDTAHPRIAVITGPFGCGKSSLCRAAMREDGMVGVVVDVRVREDPLRRVIKALGVPHVEACGDALDFISEACCRAKSMMGGKTPVSVLGLREADSLARVYNEALALACERRVCHVVVEVPLEALTVTSTRCCRAWTSARRRFWIPWPRAAPTWMSCLVLLISSVGR; encoded by the coding sequence ATGCGCCAGCGCTCCTCGGAGATGCGCTTTGCGGTGAGGACGCTCTGCAAGAAAGCACCTCCCGGAGCGTCCACTACCGCcgacgcggcgcaccagctgTCCAGGCAGACTCGCCGAGAGGCGCTGGAGCGCTGGATTCGGCCGGTGTTTCAGCAGCTGGACACAGCGCACCCTCGCATTGCGGTGATCACCGGGCCCTTTGGGTGTGGTAAGAGCTCGCTGTGCCGCGCTGCAATGCGCGAGGACGGCATGGTTGGCGTGGTCGTGGACGTGCGCGTGAGGGAGGacccgctgcgccgcgtcatTAAGGCCCTTGGTGTGCCGCACGTGGAGGCCTGCGGCGACGCGCTCGACTTCATCTCCGAGGCATGCTGCAGGGCCAAGTCCATGATGGGTGGAAAGACGCCCGTGAGTGTGCTAGGGCTGCGTGAGGCGGACAGCCTGGCGCGTGTGTACAAcgaggcgctggcgctggcgtgcgAGCGCCGCGTGTGCCACGTCGTGGTGGAGGTGCCCCTTGAGGCGCTAACCGTGACGAGCacgcgttgctgccgcgcttGGACTTCGGCACGGAGGCGTTTCTGGATACCGTGGCCACGAGCCGCGCCGACCTGGATGAGCTGCTTGGTGCTGCTCATCAGCTCCGTGGGGCGATGA
- a CDS encoding amastin-like protein (TriTrypDB/GeneDB-style sysID: LpmP.08.0700) yields the protein MACNVGALLYAVLQFIAFIFVLVATPLDMFRVKDLGRFGSTPCLTLWGGKENCNTVRSDTSYDVLWDLCPGRLARFHMAEVFAVISILVYGLAALFGIIMLFCCSFFHWICLALNITGVVTVCVVWVLMIFDYNNAEDFCPAINTHFNFGNGFMMFVVAWCLNLVNIVLLLLQCRARDPSESGDPSERRDPSERRDPSERRGAKE from the coding sequence ATGGCGTGCAACGTCGGGGCTCTGCTCTACGCGGTCCTCCAGTTCATCGCGTTCATCTTTGTGCTCGTGGCCACGCCCCTCGACATGTTTCGCGTGAAGGATTTGGGTAGATTTGGCAGCACGCCTTGCCTGACACTGTGGGGCGGGAAGGAGAACTGCAACACCGTCAGGAGCGACACCAGTTATGACGTTTTGTGGGACCTCTGCCCCGGACGCCTTGCTAGGTTTCACATGGCTGAGGTGTTCGCTGTCATCTCCATCCTCGTGTACGGCTTGGCGGCCCTCTTCGGCATCATTATGCTGTTCTGCTGCTCGTTCTTCCACTGGATCTGCCTTGCGCTCAACATCACTGGAGTTGTAACGGTGTGCGTCGTGTGGGTGCTCATGATATTCGACTACAACAACGCCGAGGACTTTTGCCCGGCCATCAACACCCACTTTAACTTCGGTAACGGCTTCATGATGTTTGTGGTGGCCTGGTGCCTGAACCTCGTCAACATCGTGCTCTTGCTTCTCCAGTGTCGGGCCAGGGACCCGAGTGAGAGCGGGGACCCGAGTGAGCGCAGGGACCCGAGTGAGCGCAGGGACCCGAGTGAGCGCAGGGGCGCGAAGGAATAG
- a CDS encoding amastin-like protein (TriTrypDB/GeneDB-style sysID: LpmP.08.0690~partially sequenced multicopy gene), producing VIVQFIAFLFVLVGTPIDMFHQRGGGRFENTPCITLWGSKDECHSGNYSMDLEELWRGCPARQHRFRACQAFAIISIFVYGIAAVLGFLQLCCCSFPRWVCLALNVTGAVTLFIVWASMLVVYYQEDFLCVREKDLSVLGSGFALLVIAWLLDALNILFLLLLWPAADPSKSKDPSDSRDPSDSMDAKE from the coding sequence TGTGATCGTCCAGTTCATCGCGTTCCTCTTTGTGCTCGTGGGCACGCCCATCGACATGTTTCACCAGCGTGGTGGAGGCCGATTTGAGAATACGCCCTGCATTACGTTGTGGGGGTCAAAGGATGAGTGCCACAGCGGCAATTACTCAATGGATTTAGAGGAACTCTGGAGAGGATGCCCGGCTCGCCAACACCGTTTCCGCGCTTGTCAGGCCTTTGCAATCATCTCCATCTTCGTATACGGTATAGCGGCTGTCTTGGGCTTCCTtcagctgtgctgctgctctttcccACGCTGGGTCTGCCTGGCGCTCAACGTCACTGGGGCTGTGACGCTGTTCATTGTGTGGGCCTCCATGTTGGTGGTCTACTACCAGGAGGACTTTCTCTGCGTAAGGGAGAAGGACCTCTCCGTGTTAGGGTCCGGCTTCGCGCTATTGGTCATCGCGTGGCTCCTGGATGCTCTCAACATCCTCTTCTTGCTGCTCTTGTGGCCGGCCGCGGACCCCAGTAAGAGCAAGGACCCGAGTGACAGTAGGGACCCGAGTGATAGCATGGACGCAAAGGAATAG